In Anopheles arabiensis isolate DONGOLA chromosome 2, AaraD3, whole genome shotgun sequence, the genomic window CTTTACAGGTAAAATCGATCTTCTCCGACACGAATGTGTATCTGCTGTGTGGAACAATCATCATTAGCAGCGTTCATGTAAGCATATTTGTTGGGtaaattcataaattatattgcttataacaaaacacacaccattcTTGTAGCTCCTGATCGACTTCCTTTCGTTCAAAAACGATATCCTGTTCTGGAAGCGCAAACGGCACTACGCTGGCCTGTCGCTGCGAAGCACCCTGTGGCGCACGTTCAGCCACATTATAATATTCTTCTACCTGCTGGACGAGGAAACGTCCCTGCTGATCCTGATACCGACCGGCATTGGCACGCTGATTGAGATGTGGAAGGCGAAGAAAATCCTCAAGCTCGACATTAGCCTGCGCCACGGTGTACGGTTCCGTGCGAACGATACCGCCGGTACCGCGGATGTTTCCATTCAAACGCAGGAAAACAATACACTCGAGCTGGACAAGGAGGCGATGCAGTATCTAAGCTACGTGCTGTACCCACTGTGCGTTGGTGGAGCCATTTATTCATTGCTCTATCTTCCCCACAAGAGGTAGGACACAGAGGGAGGATGTTGGCGTGGAAGAACAGACATGCATTAACACttctttttatctattttcaCCCCACAGCTGGTACTCGTGGACAATCAGCTCACTGGCAAACGGGGTGTATGCGTTCGGGTTCCTGTTTATGCTGCCACAGCTGTTTATCAACTACAAGCTAAAATCGGTCGCCGCCCTACCGTGGCGTGTGTTCATGTACAAAGCGTTCAACACGTTCATCGACGATGTGTTTGCCTTCATCATTACGATGCCCACTGCCCACCGGTTCGCTTGCTTCCGGGACGATATCGTGTTTCTCGTGTACTTGTACCAACGCTGGTAAGTGTAAACGAGGAAATTGCTCCCTTTTTTGAATGGCTTACGAACCTTCAATTTACGTCCTCTCTCTGTTTAGGTTGTATCCGGTCGACAAATCGCGCATTGACGAGGACGAGCGTGCACTGATGGGAAAAGATCAAACCGATACGACCAGCGACACTGAGCAGAAGTCAAAGAAGCTCgatgggaaggaaaataaGAAAGACAATTAAAACGTGCTAAATGCAGTTAACAGGCAGCACAACTAGACTGTAAGAATACCTTTGCCGATTTCAAAATGCAATATGAGGCAAGCAAGCGCTAACGCAcacccacaaaaaaagaacgttttattgcatttaagGTTCGAAAAGCATTATTCAAGTTGAAGAAGTTAAACAAATTATAGTAGTACAACCTGTTAGAACGTGCATCGTTGCGAGTCATTCAGTTCcatccatttttatgttttagaaTTAGTAAATGAAATACCGTACTTTATACTTATTTTTTCACAACATTTAACGAAATGCTTTGTCGGAACCGTTTGTAGTGAATCGTATCGTATTACTCTTTGAATacagaatgaa contains:
- the LOC120894204 gene encoding cleft lip and palate transmembrane protein 1-like protein, whose translation is MKLMSISSVCGIIFLCYILHSTYTLYMLFRAPECTDTPCYRSQLTKGKFLQLSLYTSPLANPPNAAKVAKLGTINPFDPFIELDRTFTITLPKETRSNGTLYLFAVLTKGAKSLDWDSVRSQSTSVIKKFGLTHYMVPRTATINLLNDKGTAKKPARSMNQKRVAHIRQNVFIHIITEQFSVSPRDVPAELARDIRITPDKLVMPIIRNDFSKEKLSDLVEIEPKATEATVTIHYAPSSVGKIKMLAQIERAMSDLTKLGFSEKDIDEVKSIFSDTNVYLLCGTIIISSVHLLIDFLSFKNDILFWKRKRHYAGLSLRSTLWRTFSHIIIFFYLLDEETSLLILIPTGIGTLIEMWKAKKILKLDISLRHGVRFRANDTAGTADVSIQTQENNTLELDKEAMQYLSYVLYPLCVGGAIYSLLYLPHKSWYSWTISSLANGVYAFGFLFMLPQLFINYKLKSVAALPWRVFMYKAFNTFIDDVFAFIITMPTAHRFACFRDDIVFLVYLYQRWLYPVDKSRIDEDERALMGKDQTDTTSDTEQKSKKLDGKENKKDN